The following coding sequences lie in one Cotesia glomerata isolate CgM1 linkage group LG5, MPM_Cglom_v2.3, whole genome shotgun sequence genomic window:
- the LOC123264990 gene encoding B-cell CLL/lymphoma 7 protein family member A: MMSRSVRAETRSRAKDDIKRVMQVVDKVRHWEKKWVTIGETTMKIYKWVPISTLELKKKAKSLADKENGLPRKSGMDSSNNSNFGLTEDSNTCFSTVSDSQGMTDFSTHLGFSEDSNSQNSEPAPKVLKTD, encoded by the exons ATGATGTCGCGGTCTGTGCGAGCAGAAACTCGGAGTCGTGCTAAAGATGACATTAAACGAGTTATGCAAGTTGTGGATAAAGTTCGGCACtg ggAAAAAAAATGGGTGACGATAGGAGAGACTaccatgaaaatttacaaatgggTACCGATATCAACGCTTGAGTTg aaaaaaaaagcaaagtCCTTGGCTGATAAAGAAAATGGTTTGCCAAGAAAAAGTGGAATGGACTCATCAAACAACTCGAATTTCGGACTCACCGAGGACTCCAAcacat gcTTTTCGACTGTAAGTGATTCACAAGGAATGACAGATTTTTCAACACATCTAGGGTTCTCGGAAGATTCAAACTCGCAAAACAGCGAGCCAGCTCCAAAAGTACTCAAGACTGATTGA